A genomic region of Clostridiaceae bacterium contains the following coding sequences:
- the spoIIE gene encoding stage II sporulation protein E: MKMNTLEYGKNRNFESIAVSSKANKRLSLRITGKDLLLMISAFLMGRTPIAAEALPLGVIFFTSSRRQDINRFFLAIMISIGMLAGGKGRQVFTALAGIILFSFFSLFIKWEKSKKGYIYSILASVSILIPQIIYIYSQGFLLYDLLMALLCGVAAFFLNHIFKNAFDIIENISSSRIFKGEEIIYVAILGVLVFSGLSGIKLLGFSLDNIICILFLLMMCYKFGGVIGAAVGLVFGLITVITTDITPMAIGSYAICGLLSGLFNKMGKVGSSLGFVIGNTLLTVYLSGSAHALSFLKDLVAATGLFLVLPVRFIENLVIPFKSAYTLNEGSLGYEMRIREATVDKLNKYASAFREMSKTFDEISDLKTTIDKEDLSAMFDRVAEKVCKDCSLCRHCWDRNFYSTYQVLFKIIDALDSKGRISEEDIPQYFIDRCERIQEFVEAVNNTFEIFKVDLVWKNRIGESRGLISQQLFGLSRIIENLSSEIASDIHFKKDLEEAIAKGLKNSGIVKTCIVNVFESKGGRYNVVISHKGCAGKRLCTTSIIRQVERITGRRMAKESENCKYNHKNGYCNLKLVEEEPFGVITAVARAPKAGFTISGDNYAFLNNGEGKYFVALSDGMGTGHKAHLQSKATVNLLEQFIESGFDKDISVRLINSLLLLKSGDDSFATIDLSVIDLYSGNVEFVKVGAVPTFIKKGTKVEIVRSASLPAGILSNIEYELIHKNMDDGDILIMMTDGVYDSFKDDDNDNDNILIGYIQSLNSINPQEIADSILDQAYYRSGGTPDDDMLVVSAKVWKKAVR; the protein is encoded by the coding sequence ATGAAAATGAACACTTTAGAATACGGAAAAAACAGAAATTTTGAGAGTATCGCAGTTAGTTCTAAAGCAAACAAACGTCTGAGCTTAAGGATTACAGGAAAGGATTTATTATTAATGATTTCAGCATTTCTAATGGGAAGAACACCAATAGCCGCAGAAGCGTTACCACTTGGGGTTATTTTTTTTACCTCATCACGCAGGCAGGATATTAATAGATTTTTCCTTGCAATAATGATTTCTATAGGAATGCTTGCAGGGGGAAAAGGCAGACAGGTGTTTACTGCGCTTGCAGGTATAATACTTTTCAGCTTCTTTTCATTATTTATTAAGTGGGAAAAATCTAAAAAGGGATATATTTACTCTATTCTTGCATCTGTGAGTATACTAATTCCTCAAATAATTTATATATATTCACAGGGATTTCTGCTATATGATTTGCTAATGGCTTTATTATGTGGAGTAGCAGCATTTTTTCTTAATCATATCTTTAAGAACGCCTTTGATATTATAGAAAATATTAGCAGTAGTAGAATATTTAAGGGTGAAGAAATCATATATGTTGCTATTTTAGGTGTATTAGTATTTTCAGGATTAAGCGGTATAAAATTATTGGGCTTTTCCTTGGACAATATAATATGCATACTTTTTTTGCTTATGATGTGCTATAAATTTGGCGGTGTTATCGGTGCAGCAGTTGGACTGGTTTTCGGATTAATAACGGTTATCACTACAGATATTACGCCAATGGCAATAGGTTCATATGCTATTTGCGGGCTACTTTCTGGTTTGTTTAATAAGATGGGCAAAGTAGGTTCAAGCCTTGGCTTTGTGATAGGAAACACGCTGCTGACAGTCTATTTGAGTGGATCTGCTCATGCACTGAGTTTTCTAAAAGATCTTGTAGCAGCAACAGGTTTATTTCTGGTACTTCCTGTTAGATTTATTGAAAATCTGGTTATTCCATTTAAATCTGCATATACATTAAATGAAGGCAGTCTGGGTTATGAAATGCGCATCAGGGAGGCTACTGTGGACAAGCTCAATAAATATGCCAGCGCTTTTAGAGAAATGTCAAAAACTTTTGATGAAATCTCTGATTTAAAAACTACAATAGATAAGGAAGATTTATCTGCAATGTTTGACAGGGTAGCAGAAAAGGTATGCAAAGATTGCAGCCTTTGCAGGCACTGTTGGGACAGAAATTTTTACAGTACATACCAAGTTCTCTTTAAGATTATTGATGCCCTGGACAGTAAAGGAAGAATTAGTGAAGAAGATATACCACAATACTTTATTGACCGGTGTGAAAGGATACAGGAATTTGTAGAAGCAGTAAATAATACCTTTGAAATATTTAAGGTTGATCTGGTATGGAAAAATAGGATTGGAGAAAGCAGGGGACTTATATCACAGCAATTGTTTGGCCTTTCCAGAATCATTGAAAATTTATCCTCTGAAATTGCTTCAGACATTCATTTTAAAAAGGATTTGGAAGAAGCCATTGCTAAAGGATTGAAGAATAGTGGAATAGTAAAGACCTGCATTGTAAATGTATTTGAAAGCAAAGGAGGCAGATACAATGTAGTTATATCACACAAAGGTTGTGCAGGAAAAAGGTTATGCACGACTTCAATCATCAGGCAGGTTGAGAGAATTACAGGCAGAAGGATGGCTAAAGAAAGTGAAAATTGTAAATACAATCATAAGAATGGATATTGTAATCTCAAATTGGTTGAGGAAGAGCCCTTTGGAGTTATAACAGCAGTAGCAAGGGCACCTAAAGCAGGTTTTACAATATCAGGAGATAACTATGCTTTCTTGAATAACGGCGAGGGCAAATATTTTGTGGCACTAAGTGATGGAATGGGAACAGGTCATAAGGCACATCTTCAGAGCAAGGCAACGGTGAATCTACTTGAACAGTTTATTGAATCTGGTTTTGACAAGGATATATCTGTAAGGCTGATAAATTCTCTATTGTTATTGAAATCAGGAGATGATTCTTTTGCGACTATAGATTTATCTGTTATTGACCTTTATAGCGGGAATGTAGAATTTGTAAAAGTTGGAGCAGTACCTACATTTATTAAGAAAGGAACAAAAGTTGAGATTGTAAGGTCAGCATCCCTTCCTGCTGGAATACTAAGCAATATTGAATATGAATTAATCCATAAAAACATGGATGATGGTGATATCCTTATAATGATGACTGACGGGGTATATGATTCTTTTAAAGATGATGATAATGACAATGATAACATATTGATTGGGTATATTCAGTCTTTAAACAGTATTAATCCACAGGAAATTGCAGATAGTATTCTTGATCAGGCATATTACAGGAGTGGGGGTACTCCTGATGATGACATGCTGGTGGTTTCAGCCAAAGTATGGAAAAAGGCAGTCAGATGA
- a CDS encoding anti-sigma factor domain-containing protein: MKAVVVEVEERYAVVLNQKGEFIKVRNNGKYQVGYEVDIPAQVTGAGMFAKIYKIAAAIVIMVSISTGAYCYATPYSYVSIDINPSIEIQANIFDRIINIEAINDEGNQLISNRDYRNKNLIKGIEEILQVAKTEGYINEGSNNAIVFGVAGKNQRRIGKIEEEICSASSKELAREEADVEIIVEKVPLEKRKEAQELGISTAKLNLIEKMLENEQANLENQDVLGILNESDNSKKSESSDKSNDSAKTNNSDKLNSSGEKDRKNPDKETKVENKEIKENKDNISERVLKQRILEFINSPINEIIKKSNEIANNNNKEKSNNGEKNVNKNKDNGKDKDKNKDSEKVKDQVKEKETNKNNIKDTIKDKEKNERENKNNSNKTGNSKNEIKYEGVLNRNDIKESEFNQNLKNNKNNEENKKDNKIKNNSSNMKNSDKNKNYKENNKEDSQSKKNENKNKNENVKKKENIKKSENREKTEKDSNKDYSENYSNSKNNGNKNNKNNKNNSNKSNNSNKNDKNRKLHTVII; encoded by the coding sequence ATGAAAGCTGTAGTTGTGGAAGTAGAAGAAAGGTATGCAGTTGTTTTAAACCAAAAAGGTGAATTTATAAAAGTCAGAAATAACGGAAAGTACCAGGTAGGATATGAAGTGGACATACCTGCACAGGTTACTGGTGCCGGTATGTTTGCTAAAATTTATAAAATAGCTGCGGCGATAGTAATAATGGTAAGCATAAGTACGGGAGCATACTGCTATGCCACTCCATACAGTTATGTAAGCATAGATATTAATCCAAGTATTGAAATCCAGGCTAATATTTTCGACAGAATAATAAATATTGAGGCTATTAACGATGAAGGGAACCAACTGATTTCCAATAGAGATTACAGGAACAAGAATTTAATAAAGGGTATTGAGGAAATACTTCAGGTTGCTAAGACTGAAGGATATATAAACGAAGGTTCTAATAATGCCATCGTATTTGGTGTGGCAGGAAAAAACCAAAGAAGAATTGGCAAAATTGAAGAAGAGATTTGCTCTGCAAGCTCAAAGGAGCTTGCCAGAGAAGAGGCTGATGTAGAAATTATAGTAGAAAAGGTTCCCCTGGAAAAGAGGAAAGAAGCCCAGGAACTTGGCATCTCAACAGCAAAACTTAATTTGATAGAAAAAATGCTTGAGAATGAACAGGCAAATTTAGAGAACCAGGATGTATTAGGTATATTAAACGAATCAGATAACTCGAAAAAATCAGAAAGTTCAGATAAATCAAATGATTCAGCTAAGACGAATAATTCAGATAAGCTAAATAGTTCCGGAGAGAAAGACAGAAAAAATCCTGATAAAGAAACCAAAGTGGAAAATAAAGAAATAAAAGAAAATAAGGATAATATCAGCGAAAGGGTGCTTAAACAGAGAATTTTAGAATTTATTAATTCACCTATAAATGAAATAATTAAGAAATCTAATGAAATAGCAAACAATAACAATAAAGAAAAGAGCAATAATGGAGAAAAGAATGTTAATAAGAACAAAGATAATGGCAAGGATAAGGACAAAAACAAAGATAGTGAAAAAGTTAAGGACCAGGTAAAAGAAAAGGAGACAAATAAGAACAATATAAAAGATACAATAAAAGATAAAGAGAAAAATGAGAGAGAGAACAAAAACAATAGCAATAAGACAGGTAACAGTAAAAATGAGATAAAATATGAAGGAGTTCTAAACAGAAACGACATAAAGGAAAGTGAATTTAATCAGAATCTGAAAAATAATAAGAATAATGAAGAAAATAAAAAAGATAATAAGATAAAAAACAATAGTAGCAATATGAAAAACAGTGACAAAAATAAAAATTATAAGGAAAACAATAAAGAGGACAGCCAAAGCAAAAAGAATGAAAATAAAAATAAGAATGAAAATGTGAAAAAGAAAGAAAACATAAAAAAGAGCGAAAACAGAGAAAAAACTGAAAAAGACAGCAATAAAGATTATAGTGAAAATTATAGCAATAGTAAAAACAATGGCAATAAGAATAACAAAAACAACAAGAACAATAGTAATAAAAGTAATAATAGTAATAAGAATGATAAGAACAGAAAATTACATACAGTAATAATATAA